CGTCCGTCGGGCGAGGTGAGCGGGCAGGGGACGGTCCTCCGCGACATCGAGCCGATCGTCGCGCTGGCGGCGATGGAGGCGTACGACGTGCCGGAGCCCCCGGACGACTGGTCGCTCCCGCATCCCGACACCGTCCCGCAGGGCACGGGCGAGTTCGGCAACCTGATGGTACAGGTGATCGCGGCCGTACAGGTGCTCGCCGGCGCCGCGCTGCTCGTCGCGTCGTTCGTCATGGACCTGAACACGATCGTCGCCCCGGCGATCGGGATCGTGTTCCTGATAATCGGGCTGTTGCTCTTCGTGATGGTCGCGAACGCCCGCCTCTCGGACCGGTTCCGATCGGAGGAGTATCGCGAGCGTCTGCGGGCCCTCCGACAGGCCAAAGAGCGCCCCGACTTCGTGCCGGTCGAAGGGGGGGTCATAAACGACGAGGAGCGGGACGAGTAAACCGTCGATATCGATAGATAGAGGCCTTGTAAACCCCTCCACGTCGACGGATTCAGTCGGTGGGTTTAAGCGCACGCCGTCCCGAGTGAACCTGTATGAAAAGGCGGGAATTTGTGCGGACGGCCGGCGGTGCCAGCGCCGCGGTCGCGGCCTCGGCCGGGGCGACCGGAACGGCCGCCGCACAGGAAGCGAAACCGGACTGGCCGAGCGGGGTCACCGACGGGAATCTCGGAGAGTACCAGGACGCCCGCGGCGAAAGTGAGGTGACCGTTGAGGTCGGCGCGGGCGGCAACGGGCTCGCGTTCGCTCCGACACAGCTGTGGGTCGACACCGGCACGACGATCACCTTCGAGTGGACGGGCGCCGGCGGCGCCCACAACGTCCAGACGGTCGAGGGTGGCGGGCCGGCCAGCCTCGACAGCGGCGACCCCGTCGGCGAAGAGGGGTACACCTACGAGTACGAGGTGACCGAGGAAGACGCGGGCATCACCCACTACCACTGCGTGCCCCACACCGCGGTCGGCATGCACGCCGGCATCGCCGTCGGCGGGGACGTCCCCACCGTCGAGACGGGCGGCGGCAACACCGGGTGGCCGGAGAACATCGCCCACGTCGGCGTTCCGCTGCACGCCCACTGGGTCGGTATCGCCGCGATCCTCGGTATCGCGCTGACGTTCGTGTTCACGTTCTACCTCCTGAAGTACGGTGAGTCGGCACACACCGGCCACGGGGGTGCACAATGAGCTCCGGCGGTTCCTCGTACGGTGACATCCACCGGTACGAACCGGCTCGAGAGAGCACGGCCGCGGCGATCGCGATCGTGTTGCTCACCGTCATCGAAGTCGTGTTCGTCGCGCTCTTCGTGTACGGGCTCATGTCGGCGTGGGCGTCGACGGAGGCCGGCAACATGTTCGCGGGCGCGCTCCTGGCGATGATCTTCATCGATCTCGCCTTCATCCTCCTGCTGTACCGCAAGGAGTTCCTGCCTGACGTGATGATCGTGAAGAAGCGCCGCCGCAAGTGGGAGGACCTGTACATCCGCGAGGAGGACAAAGACGGCACCACCGTTGACACCGACAACCTGACCGAGACGCTCAAACGGGCCGTCTACCCGTACTACAAGAAGTGATCTGACAATGAGTCTTAAAAAACAAGACGAGATGGACCACAACGCGTGGCTCAAAAACCAGGATCTGACGGTCATCGAGACCGCGTTCCTCACCACGCTCATCTGGCTCGACAAGCGGCTTCGCATCGTCGACTACCTCGAGCTGCTGGAGACGATGTACTACCGCGCGAACCTCCAGATGCCGAAGAGCCACACCGAACAGTACGACCTCGACAACAAGTTCTGGTACTGGTACCCCCTGTACTCGCTCGGGTCCCTTTCGATCATCGCGTACCTCGTCGCCGCCGTTTCGGGGGCGCTCCTGGGGTTCTACTACGCCCCGTCCACCGCCGGCGCCGCCGCGCAAGGCGACCCGACGGCCGCGTACGACTCCCTCGTGATGATCATGAAGGACGTCCAGTTCGGGTACATGCTCCGCTCGATCCACCGCTGGGCGGCCCAGTTCATGGTGGCGGCGGTGTTCCTGCACATGCTTCGTGTGTACTTCACCGGCTCCTACAAGGAGCCCCGTGAGGTCAACTGGATCCTCGGGATCGTCCTCATCGGCCTGACGCTGCTGTTCGGCTTCTCCGGGTACGTCCTCCCGTGGAAGCAGCTGTCCTTCTGGGCGGCGCAGATCGGCGTCGAGATGGCGCTCGCGACGCCCCTCGTGGGCGAGTGGGCGGCACAGCTCCTGTTCGGCGGCTTCACCCTCGGGCAGGCGACGCTGGTGAGAATGTACATCCTGCACGTCTTCGTGTTGCCGTTCGTGGTGACGGGCCTCATCGCCCTCCACGTCGGCATCGTTTGGGTGCAGGGCATCGCGGAACCGCACTAATCCAATGACTGACGACACCACTCCCATGACGGACGGAGGCACCGACGCGGACGCGCGGACGGACGGCGGCCCGCCCGCCGCCGTGCCGCCGGACGACGAGACGCCGACCTGGACGGAGCGTAAAGAGCACTCTCAGGGGCTCGCACAGCTCACGTACCAGTACTTCGAGCGGTCGCGCCGCGAGGACGAGGACTTACGCGCCGAGTCGACGTACGTCGAGCGCGACGTCCTCGGGTTCCCGACCTGGCCCCACGAGACGCTCCGGAACTTCGCTATCACGAGCTTCTTCGTCGGGATCATGATCCTGGTCGCGGCGCTGATGCCGGCTCACTTCGGTGAGCCCGCCAACCCCGGCGCGACGCCCGCCATCATCCTCCCCGACTGGTACCTCTACTGGTCGTTCGGGCTGCTGAAGCTGAACCCGCTCAACCCCCAGCTCGCCGTTCTCGGCGGCAACATCGTGATGTCGAACGAGCTGCTCGGCATCGTCGCTCACGGGATCATCTTCGGGATCATCGGGCTCGTGCCGTTCCTCAACAAGGGGAGCGCGCGCCGTCCCGTCGAGCAGCCGTTCTGGGCCGCCGTCGGCGTGACGGGCGTCATCCTGGCGTTTACGCTCGCGGCGCTGGCGATCCAGAACTTCTTCCCGATCTCGCTCGACCTGCTGCTCACCCTCACGTTCATGCTGCCCGTCCTCGGCGGCATCCTCACCTACGCGGTGTTGAAGACCATGCGTGAAGGATACATGTACGACCTGAACCGCCGGTACTACATGCTGCGGCCCCCGAAGTAAGGCGACCGACCACCGATTTTGCGGTACCCGTTTCCCGATGTCACCATCACCAGACACCAACGACACGCAGGCGTTCGACGAGACCGGAGATCCGGTCGCGAAAGCCGATCAAGAAGACCCGCGAGACGAACCGACCGGGCCGCGTGTCGGTCCCGACGGTCGGGAGGTCGTCGTCCCCTTCCGGCTTTATAAGGCCGTTACCGTCTTCTCGACGCTCGCCGCGGTCGTCGCCTACCTGATCGGTTTCACGCTGATCGACGCCGCGACGCTGCAGATCAGCTTCGTGCGGACGGCCATCGTCTACCTGCTCAACAGCGCCGGGCTGTTCCCGTCGAACGACCTGCTGGTCGCGACCCTCGTGATCACCGGGATCGCGTTCCTCGTCGCCGGAACGACGGTGTACGTTCTCGGGACGCGGTTCCGCGGGCAAGGGATGGGAAAGGCTCAAGGTGACTCCAGCGAACAGTAAGGTAATGGCAGACGAGTTCATGAAGGGGTTCACCCTGTTCACGCTCGGCGGTCTCGGATGGCTCACCTTCGGCGGCTGGTACCGGACGCCCTCGTACTACGAGATCGTTCAGCTCGTTAACCCGGCCGAGGGAGTCAACACGGCGTACGGAGAGATCGGTCTGATCGCCGGCGACGCGTCGTTCTGGATCATGATCCTCGGCGCACTCACGTTCTGGGTGCTCATCCCGGCGAGTCGCGAGCTTCGCGACATGCTCGACGACGACGCAGAAACCGCGAACTAACGTCGCCTCTCTCCTCTGCCTTCCTTCCCCGCTGAGCGACGACGCCGCTTCGCGTGTTGCGGTCTGCGCTCGCTCCGTCTTATCGGCTCGGATAGACGACGCGCCCGCTAGCCGTTCGCGACTGCTGGATTGCCGGTGCGCCGTCGCCTTCGGAACTCGCGAGCGCATCGGCCGTCATCGCGCGCTCCGGTCTGTGTCCCGTCTCGACGACGGCGCACAGGCTCACATACGCACTAGTTAAAAATGCACACGGCGGCGCCGCGTCGACGACGGGCGGCGCTCGGTTTCGCGATCGATATTCAAGCGGGAACCCGGTTCGCCGGGCGGCTCACCTCACGCGACGACGAACTGGTTCCAGATCCCCGAGACGAGGAAGAAAAGCGAGTAGTAGCCGACGAACACCATCAACACGAGCGAGGCGGCGATCGAACTCTTCGGCGCCTCGATCGGCATGTCGTTGCGCGCTTCGACGTTACGCGCTTCCAGCTCGAACAGGTCGGCGATCAGCATGGTGATCACGATCACCGCCACGATCACGCCGCTGACCGGGGCATCGAGGGTGAACAGAAACGACAGGAGCACCAGCCCGATGTTCGTGAACGCGTGAGGCGTGTACGGCTCGACGCTCTCTCCGTCCGTTCCCTGCTCGACGTGGCGCCGGTGCGCGATGTGTCTGGTCGCGAGGTTCGCGACCGCCATCACGAGCAGCGCGTATGGCAGCATCGGCCCGACTTCGGACAGCCAGCCGAGCGGAACGAGGAACTGCAGTGGGTCCATACCGATCCATCCGGTTACGAGTTATTAGAGTGTTTCCGATCGGCGCGCTCGCGAGCCGCCACGGGTGCCGCGAACGCGACCCGATCGACGGGTTCGATCGCGACCGGTCGGTGCGGCGCGACCACGGAGCGCCGCTCCCCGTCGACGACGATCGCGACCGGTTCGCCCTCGCGCTCGACCGTGAGCCGAACCCGGTCGGGCGTCACCCACGTGTCCGTCCGCGTGCTGAAGGGAGCGATCGGCGCGACCGGGAACCCGCCACCCGGCTCGACGATCGGTCCGCCGACGGCGTTCGCGTAGCCGTCGCTGCCGAGCGGCGTCGCGACGACGACGCCGTCGGCGCGGACCGACTCGGTCTGTCGCTCGGTGAACTCGACGGCGAACTCCGAGATCCGAGCCGGCTCGCTGGTGACGAGCGCCACGTCGAACAGCGCTTTCGCCGGCGGGGCCGTGCCGTCCGTGACCGCCATCACCGGGTGTTCGACGCGCGCGACGCGTTCGCCGGCCGCCGCCGCGTCGAGCAGTTCCCGGAGGGCCGCGACCGCGCCGTCGCGATCGAACGCGAGCCGCCGGTCGCCGACCGGAATCACCGTCCCGTCGGGCGCCGAGACGGCGGCGTCGCGGATCGCCTCGTCGCCGAGCGCGACGACGATGGGCGCCTCGGCCGCGTCGCTCGCGCTCGCGAGGTCCGTGAGGTCGGCTCCGGCGCCCTCGACCGCGTCCCGAAGGGTCGACGCGCGCCCGTCGTCACCGACGACGGCGACGCGGCGTTCCGACGCTTCCATGTCCGACGGTGCGACCGGCGAGCGTGAAAACCTCCCGGTTCGCGACAGGCCGACTCCCCTAGAACGGCCAGTCGCCGGTGATCTTCATCCCCGTGGCCTTCCCCTCCCGTTCGAGTGCGGCCGCGATATCGGCCGTCGGCCGGCGTTCCGTCGACACGTCGTCGCCGGCGAGGTCGACGACGAGCGCCGTCAGGAGGATCGCCTGCTCGCGGAGGGTCCGCGACTCCAGTTTGTCGATCGTGTCGGCGCCGGTGTGTCCCCACCCCCGCCCGCGCCCCGCCGTCTCGCCGGAGACCATGTAGCCGGGGATCCCGCGCTGGACGAACGACCAGTGGTCGCTGTGAGGAACCTGCGCGCCGGCGAGCGCGATCGGGTGGTCGAACCGCTCGCTCACGCGCTCGCCGGCGGCCTCCAACGCGTCGAACCCGTGGTGGTCGAGCCTGAGCGTGCGACCGAACACGTTGCTGTCGACGTTGACGACGGCCTTGACCCGATCCGGATCGACGCCCTCGGCGAAGCGCCCGGAGCCGACCAGCCCCACCTCCTCGGCGCCGAAGCCGACGAACCGAACTCTCGTGTCGAGGTCGCCCTCGCGGGCGGCGAGCGCCGTGGCGATTTCGACGACCGTCGCGGTGCCGGCGCCGTTGTCCATCGCCCCCTCTGCCAGATCGTGGGCGTCGACGTGCGAGGAGACGACGACGTACTCGTCCGTGTCGGGGCCGACGTCGGCGACCACGTTCCCGCTCGTCGCGTCCGGAGTCTCACAGTCGACGGCGACGGTCACCTCTTCGCCCTCGTAACGACGCGCGAGGCGCGCGCCGGTCTCCTTGGAGACGCCGACCGCCGGAATTTCGCCTATCGGCGCGTCTTCGGTGCCGACGCTTCCGGTCGGCGGCAGGGTTCCCTCGACGTGGTTCGCGAAGACGAACGCCGCGGCGCCCGCCTCCACCGCGTGGTAGTACTTCTCTCGGCGGTGGATGAAGCGGTCGACCGAGTCGGGCGTGTCGGACGACACCATCACGACCGCTCCGGTCAGGTCGCGCTCGAAGTCCTCGGGGACGCCGTACCCCAGGTCGACGAACTCGCCGGTCGCCTCGTCGCTCGGGCTTCGGGGGAGCGCGATACAGGCGTTCCCTCCGGCGGCGAGGACCTCGTCGCCCCGCCGGATCTCGCTGTCGCCGCGCGTCCAGCCCTGGATCTCGAACTCCTCGATCCGGGCGTCGCGCGCGCCCGCGTCTGCCAGCGCGTCGCGGGTCAGTTCGAGACCGGCGCGCTCGCCCTCGGACCCCGCCATCCGGTCGCCGACGTCGACGAGCGCTTCGAGGTGGTCCCATCCGGCGTCGCTGGTGAACGTCTCACCGATCCAGTCGGTCATGGGGTGTCGGTTCGGCGGCGGCGAGTCAAGGGTTTCGGTGGCGGCCGGCGGGGCCGGGGATTATACGCCGCTCCCGAGCGGGAGCAGGAGCGTCGCGGCCTCGGCGGCCGCGAACGTCGAACTGTACGCGTGGTTCAACATGAGGTACGTGACGACGCCGAGCACCAGCGAGAGGAGCCACGCGCTCGCGGCGATCCGGCCGACGCGGCGGTGCGGCGTCTCGTTGCGCAGTTCCGACTCGGTGTGCGTGAGCCCGAGGACGATGGCGTAGAGGACGACCGGGACGGAGACCACGGAGAGGATGATGTGGATCGCGAGCATCAGCAGGTACGCCGGGTAGACCCAGTCCCACAGGGGGACCCAGCCGTACGACGACTCCAGGACGAACTCCCGCGTTCCGCCGCCGGCGACCTTCGGGAGGTACATCCCCAAGAACACGAGGATGAGGGTAAAGGAGGTCGTCATCGCGGCCGCGTGTTTCTTCACCTCGTTGTTTCGGATCCAGTACCACCCGAGCGAGAGCGTGAGTATCGTGACGGAGTTGACGGCCGCGATGGCGTGCGCGAGGAGGTCGACGGTGTCCCGCGTCAGGTCCGGGAAGAGCGCCTGAAACTGCGGCACGAGGAACACGCCGCCGACGGCGCCGTAGCCGATGATCGTGAGGAGTACGGTGATCGCGCCGGCCCGACCCTTAGCCCGGTCGCGAACGCTGGCGGTGGACATACGAACGCTTGTCGCGGGACGGTTATTTCGCTTTCGAGGCTCGGGGAGCACGCGGGTCGTCGCCGGGGTGCAATCGAGGTCGTGTCCGCGCTATCGCTCGATGACGCCCGTCGCGGTCGCGACCTCGATGGCCGCCTCCTCGTTTATGCCGCCCTGTAAGATCGTGTATCGGTCGCGGATCTCGTGGGCGCTCGTGAGCGCGGCGAGCAGCTCCGCGTCGTCGATGCCGAGTTCGGCGGCGGTCGTCGGCGCGTCGAGTTCGGCGAGCGCGTCGCGGATCGCGGCCCACTCCCCGTTCTCGCCGCTGTGGAGGTACTCGGTCAGGATCGAGGCGACGCCGACCTGGTGGCCGTGGAGCGCCTTCCCCGGCGCGATCCGGTCGAGCTGGTGTGAGATGAGGTGCTCCGCGCCGGAAGCGGGCCGAGACGACCCGGCGATCGACATCGCCACGCCGGAGGAGACGAGCGCCTTCACGACCACCCACGCCGACTCCTCTAAGCCGGGGCGGATCATGTCGGCGTTCTCGACGAGCAGCTCCGCGGTCATCTCCGAGAGCGCTCCGGCGTACTCGCTGTACTCGACGTTTCGCAGCCGACGGGCGAGCCGCCAGTCTCTCACCGCGGTGTAGTTCGAGATGATGTCCGCACAGCCCGCGGTGGTGAGCCGCCACGGGGCGTCCGCGATCAGCGTCGTGTCCGCGACGACCGCGAGCGGCGGGTCGGCCGCGACCGAGTGGCGCGTGTCGCCTTCGGGGATCGACGAGCGCCCCGAGACGATCCCGTCGTGCGAGGCGACCGTCGGGACGGAGACGAAGCCGACGCCGAGGTGGTCGGCCGCCATCTTCGCGATGTCGATCGGTTTCCCGCCGCCGAGGGCGATCAGGTAGCCGGGGTCGACCGCCTCCGCGGTCGCTTTCAGGTCCTCGACCGCGTCGAAGGAGGCCTCCTCGACGACGGCGGTGGCGGGGTCGTCGAACTGCGCCCGGACGCGGTCGCCGGCGATGTCGTTCGGCGTCGGGCTGGTGACGATGAGCGGCCGCCCGGTGAGGTAGAGTTCGCCGACCGCTTCCCCGAGGTCGTCGAGGACGCCGTGTCCCACGAGCACGTTTCGCGGGAGCTTGATCCACGTGGTCTTCTCGAACATACCGGCCGGTCGTCCGCGGGCGTGAAAGCCGTTGTCCATGCCGGCGGTGCGTAGCCCGACGCGACCGTCGCCGCGTCGCCGCCGAGCGTCAGACCCCAAGCGCCGCGAGCGTCGTCGCGGCGTCGTACAGGAAGTAGACGCCGAACCCGGCGAGGACGACGGCGGAGCCGACCGCGACGAACGGCGCGAACGTCTCGATCCGGCGCTCGGCCGCGACGAGCCCCGTCGGGAACCCGACGATCCACGTCAACACGCCGAGGAAGAAGCCGCCGATGAGCGCCGGGGATCCGGTGGCGACCACGAGCGTCCCCGCGAGGTCGTCGCCGACGACGGGGAGCCTGGCGAGGACGTCGAGCTGGCCGGGTCGGAGGAGCCCGACCCCGACCGTCAGCCAGAAGAGGACCTGATAGGGGTTCGTCAGCGCGAGCACCAGCGCCTTCTGGAACCCCTTCCCCTCAGAGACGAGCGGCTCGTCGCCGGCGGTCGGCCGGAACGACGCCCGCGCGCCGCGGACCGCGCCGACGGCGAAGTACAGCATGAGGACGCCGCCGACCGCGATCATCGCGCCGCGGAGGAGGGGGAACGCCTCCACGACCGCGACGACGCCGAGGTACGCGAGGACGAAGAATATCGCGTCGGCGGTCGCGGCGCCGAGCCCGGCCCGGAAGCCGGCGAGTCGGCCACGCAACACCGACTCCTCGGCGATCACGGCGTTCATCGGTCCCGGCGGGGCCGCGAGCGCCAGCCCGAAGACGACGCCGGCACCCAGCGTTACGAGCAGAGTCACACGGGAACAGAGGGTTGGTTTCGTGAAAAAACTCGCGAACAAACCGTGGGCGTCACGGCCGACGAACCCGCATCGATGTACGATTGTGGGTGCCGTGCGTTGGTGGGTGCGCAGTCGATGAGGGCCGTCCGCGCGAGGCGCCACGCGCCGATCAGTCGGCGTCTTCGACCCGGATCGACCGGGCGATCTCCGCCGGGAGGCTCTGCTCGCCGGTCGGCGTCGTCACCGTCACCATCCCGAACGGGGCGACGTCGGTGACCTCGATTTTCGTTCCCGGCGTGATCCCGGCGTCGGCGAGGTACGCGAGTTCGTCCTCGTCGCGGTCGGAGACGCGACTGACGACCACGCGGTCGCCCTCGGTCCGGTCCGCGAGGCGCGCGCCGGTCCCCTCGTCGACGGGTTCGAGGTCCGCGCCGGGGATCGGGTCGCCGTGGGGGTCGACGGTGGGGTCGCCGAGCGCCTCCGCCACGCGGCGCTCGAACGCCTCGGAGATGTGGTGTTCTAGGGCGTCCGCCTCGTCGTGGACCTCGCTCCAGTCGTAGTCGAGCCGCTCGGCGAGAAACGCCTCCAACAGCCGGTGGTGGCGGACGATCTCCAACGCGACGGCCTCGCCGTCCGCCGTCAACTCCACCCCGCGGTACGGCTCGCGCTCGACGAGCCCGCGCTCCTCTAACTTGCCCAGCATGTCCGTGACCGAGGGCGCGGTCTTATCGAGGTACTCCGCGATCGCCGAGGTCGAAACCGGCGGGTCCTGTTCGGACTGGAGGACGTATATTGCTTTTAAATAGTCCTCCATCACGTCGCTCAGCATTTATAAACGATCGCGGACGCCGGCTGAAATACCTACCGGGAGACGGCGATGTGTGAGCCGTGAACGGCCGTCGACGACCGGGTTACTCGTCTTGGAGCTCCGCCTCGCGCAGCGCCTCGTTGAGGTCCTCGCGGACGCGCTCGCCGGTCTCGCGGTCCATCGCGGTGGTGACGATGCGGTTCTCCTGAACGCTGGAGCCGTCTCGCAAGAGCAGCCGCACGTTCCCGTTCGTCCCGGCGCGCGTGGCCTTCGCGCGCAGCCCCGTCCGCGACCCGGTGCCGCCGGCGTCTATCGGACCGGGGACGATCTTCTTTACGTGCGGGTGGTTCGCGACCGTGCTGACCGCCTTTCGACCCTTTCGGTCGCCGATGAGCGTCGAGTGGGACCCGCCGATCTTCTCTCTCGGCGGCGTCTCGATCACCTCCAACGCGCGGTCGCCGCGACGGTCGAGGACCCACGCGACGACGGGGCTCGCGTGTTCGTCGTCGGCAGACTCCCCGTCGACGCCCGCGTCGGGAACGCGGTAGAACTCGTGGTGGACCTGCGCGCGCGTCTCGCGGAGCGGCTCTCGGTCGCCGGCGGCGTAGACGGTGTCCGGTCGCTTTCGGCGGATCTCGTCGGCGACGCGCCCGGCGAAGTTGCGGAGCTGTATCTCGGTGAGCTGCTCGTCGGTCTCGGGGCGAGTCGTCACGGTCGTCTCGCCGACGACCTCCTCGTCGTCGAGCATCGTCAGCCGCGCGCGGCGCTCGCCGAACTCGACGACGACCGCGTCGGCGTTGGCGGTGTTACACGTGAGACAGTAGTCTCCGGGCTTGCGAAGCGGGGTCCCACACCGCCGACAGTTCATACTCCACGGAGGAGCGTGACGGATAAAAGCGCGTCCGTTCGCCGAGTCGCGGAGACAACCCATTTAGCCGGCGACGGCCTGGTAGTGGTATGAACACCGACCGATCCGCGGCGGATCCCCCGGAGCGTGAGTCCGGTGACGACGCCGATCCGGCCGCTCCCGACCCCGACCTCCCGGAGGGAGACGCCATCGAGGACCGGTTGGCGCGGCTGTTCCGCAGCGGGCGGACCAACGCGGTGATCGCGTGGTCGATGGTCGCCGTCCTCGCCGGCGTGTTCGTCGAGAGCCTGCTGGGTCTCGACATCCTTCCGATGGTCCTCGTCGCCGCCGTCGCCGCCGTCGTGGTCGCACCGGCGGTCGCCGCGCGGAACCCGCAGGTGATGCTCCCGTGGGAGGTCCTCGGGCTCGCGCTGCTGCCGATACTCGTGCGGACGCTTCTCGGCGGGGAGTTGGGGACGTTCGCGACGTACCTCGCGATCGCCGCGTTCGCGCTCATCGTCACCGTCGAACTCCACATGTTCACCTCGCTGCGAGTCACGCACTGGTTCGCGGTACTTTTCGTCGTGTTGACGACGATGGCGACGGCGGCCGCGTGGACGATCCTCCGATGGAACGCCGACCGCCTGCTCGACACCGCCTTCCTGACGACGAACGAGGCGCTGATGATCGAGTGGCTCTACGTGACGCTGGCCGGGCTCGTCGCCGGGGTCCTCTTCGACGCGTACTTCCGGCGGCGCGGGCTGCGGCTCCGCCGGGCCATCCGCCGGGTGGTGAGCCGATGAACCTCCGCGGGGTCGTCCGCCTCCGCCCGTCGCTGCGCACGCAGCGTCGCCTCACCAGAGTGATGCAGGTCCTGCTCGTCGGTATCGTCCTCTACGGCGTCGTCTTCGGCCAGCCGAAGGCGATCACGAACGGCGGGCTCGGGCTCTTCGTCACCTTCGTGCCGGCGCTGCTCGAACGCAACTACAACATCCCGCTCGACCCGTGGCTGGGCGTGTGGATCACGTCGGCCGTCTTCCTCCACACGCTTGGGTCGGCGTGGTTCTACGCGCAGATATCCTGGTGGGATCACCTCACGCACGCGCTGTCGGCGTCGCTCATCGCCGGGGCCGGGTACACGACGCTCCGCGCCATCGACCTTCACAGCGACGACATCTACATCCCCTCGCGGTTCGCGTTCGTGTTCATCTTCGTCGTCGTCCTCTCGTTCGGCGTGGTCTGGGAGCTCTTCGAGTTCGGCCTCGACATCGTCGCCGACGAGACGGGAATCTCGATGCCGCTCGCGCAGTTCGGCCTCGACGACACCGTCGCGGACCTGATGTACAACTCGGTCGGGGCGCTGCTCGTGGCGATTTTCGGGCAGGCGCACCTCTCGGGAGTCGCAGAGACCGTCCGAGAGGCCCTGTTTGGAACG
This genomic window from Halorubrum sp. PV6 contains:
- a CDS encoding DUF420 domain-containing protein, with product MSTASVRDRAKGRAGAITVLLTIIGYGAVGGVFLVPQFQALFPDLTRDTVDLLAHAIAAVNSVTILTLSLGWYWIRNNEVKKHAAAMTTSFTLILVFLGMYLPKVAGGGTREFVLESSYGWVPLWDWVYPAYLLMLAIHIILSVVSVPVVLYAIVLGLTHTESELRNETPHRRVGRIAASAWLLSLVLGVVTYLMLNHAYSSTFAAAEAATLLLPLGSGV
- a CDS encoding DUF308 domain-containing protein, whose translation is MEDTSTEPEPEPRPDRAPDESAGDGEGPRADASHGDTDAAGDAGGDGDARETDAEGDDDLAALRQRVDEEYDFDDFGPSDMARMSAEEWDAAFDPDSWITGRRLLDRAEAELKTRIARRDVFGVLERVREDGEERILVYSDEGYAIVRPSGEVSGQGTVLRDIEPIVALAAMEAYDVPEPPDDWSLPHPDTVPQGTGEFGNLMVQVIAAVQVLAGAALLVASFVMDLNTIVAPAIGIVFLIIGLLLFVMVANARLSDRFRSEEYRERLRALRQAKERPDFVPVEGGVINDEERDE
- a CDS encoding LysE family translocator — its product is MTLLVTLGAGVVFGLALAAPPGPMNAVIAEESVLRGRLAGFRAGLGAATADAIFFVLAYLGVVAVVEAFPLLRGAMIAVGGVLMLYFAVGAVRGARASFRPTAGDEPLVSEGKGFQKALVLALTNPYQVLFWLTVGVGLLRPGQLDVLARLPVVGDDLAGTLVVATGSPALIGGFFLGVLTWIVGFPTGLVAAERRIETFAPFVAVGSAVVLAGFGVYFLYDAATTLAALGV
- a CDS encoding metal-dependent transcriptional regulator, producing MLSDVMEDYLKAIYVLQSEQDPPVSTSAIAEYLDKTAPSVTDMLGKLEERGLVEREPYRGVELTADGEAVALEIVRHHRLLEAFLAERLDYDWSEVHDEADALEHHISEAFERRVAEALGDPTVDPHGDPIPGADLEPVDEGTGARLADRTEGDRVVVSRVSDRDEDELAYLADAGITPGTKIEVTDVAPFGMVTVTTPTGEQSLPAEIARSIRVEDAD
- a CDS encoding NAD(P)-dependent glycerol-1-phosphate dehydrogenase; this translates as MFEKTTWIKLPRNVLVGHGVLDDLGEAVGELYLTGRPLIVTSPTPNDIAGDRVRAQFDDPATAVVEEASFDAVEDLKATAEAVDPGYLIALGGGKPIDIAKMAADHLGVGFVSVPTVASHDGIVSGRSSIPEGDTRHSVAADPPLAVVADTTLIADAPWRLTTAGCADIISNYTAVRDWRLARRLRNVEYSEYAGALSEMTAELLVENADMIRPGLEESAWVVVKALVSSGVAMSIAGSSRPASGAEHLISHQLDRIAPGKALHGHQVGVASILTEYLHSGENGEWAAIRDALAELDAPTTAAELGIDDAELLAALTSAHEIRDRYTILQGGINEEAAIEVATATGVIER
- a CDS encoding M28 family peptidase, with protein sequence MTDWIGETFTSDAGWDHLEALVDVGDRMAGSEGERAGLELTRDALADAGARDARIEEFEIQGWTRGDSEIRRGDEVLAAGGNACIALPRSPSDEATGEFVDLGYGVPEDFERDLTGAVVMVSSDTPDSVDRFIHRREKYYHAVEAGAAAFVFANHVEGTLPPTGSVGTEDAPIGEIPAVGVSKETGARLARRYEGEEVTVAVDCETPDATSGNVVADVGPDTDEYVVVSSHVDAHDLAEGAMDNGAGTATVVEIATALAAREGDLDTRVRFVGFGAEEVGLVGSGRFAEGVDPDRVKAVVNVDSNVFGRTLRLDHHGFDALEAAGERVSERFDHPIALAGAQVPHSDHWSFVQRGIPGYMVSGETAGRGRGWGHTGADTIDKLESRTLREQAILLTALVVDLAGDDVSTERRPTADIAAALEREGKATGMKITGDWPF
- a CDS encoding cytochrome bc complex cytochrome b subunit, with protein sequence MSLKKQDEMDHNAWLKNQDLTVIETAFLTTLIWLDKRLRIVDYLELLETMYYRANLQMPKSHTEQYDLDNKFWYWYPLYSLGSLSIIAYLVAAVSGALLGFYYAPSTAGAAAQGDPTAAYDSLVMIMKDVQFGYMLRSIHRWAAQFMVAAVFLHMLRVYFTGSYKEPREVNWILGIVLIGLTLLFGFSGYVLPWKQLSFWAAQIGVEMALATPLVGEWAAQLLFGGFTLGQATLVRMYILHVFVLPFVVTGLIALHVGIVWVQGIAEPH
- a CDS encoding NAD(+)/NADH kinase, with product MEASERRVAVVGDDGRASTLRDAVEGAGADLTDLASASDAAEAPIVVALGDEAIRDAAVSAPDGTVIPVGDRRLAFDRDGAVAALRELLDAAAAGERVARVEHPVMAVTDGTAPPAKALFDVALVTSEPARISEFAVEFTERQTESVRADGVVVATPLGSDGYANAVGGPIVEPGGGFPVAPIAPFSTRTDTWVTPDRVRLTVEREGEPVAIVVDGERRSVVAPHRPVAIEPVDRVAFAAPVAARERADRKHSNNS
- a CDS encoding cytochrome bc complex cytochrome b subunit — protein: MTDDTTPMTDGGTDADARTDGGPPAAVPPDDETPTWTERKEHSQGLAQLTYQYFERSRREDEDLRAESTYVERDVLGFPTWPHETLRNFAITSFFVGIMILVAALMPAHFGEPANPGATPAIILPDWYLYWSFGLLKLNPLNPQLAVLGGNIVMSNELLGIVAHGIIFGIIGLVPFLNKGSARRPVEQPFWAAVGVTGVILAFTLAALAIQNFFPISLDLLLTLTFMLPVLGGILTYAVLKTMREGYMYDLNRRYYMLRPPK
- a CDS encoding plastocyanin/azurin family copper-binding protein produces the protein MKRREFVRTAGGASAAVAASAGATGTAAAQEAKPDWPSGVTDGNLGEYQDARGESEVTVEVGAGGNGLAFAPTQLWVDTGTTITFEWTGAGGAHNVQTVEGGGPASLDSGDPVGEEGYTYEYEVTEEDAGITHYHCVPHTAVGMHAGIAVGGDVPTVETGGGNTGWPENIAHVGVPLHAHWVGIAAILGIALTFVFTFYLLKYGESAHTGHGGAQ